A section of the Phaseolus vulgaris cultivar G19833 chromosome 8, P. vulgaris v2.0, whole genome shotgun sequence genome encodes:
- the LOC137823676 gene encoding F-box protein At2g26850-like, with amino-acid sequence MLLYFITCISFFLFLKPILSLKPLPSWAGELRLISPFFYKDLLVKSISKLFRGHFWLGFPCPIPTRMSLVKKTLTSKVESVEDSQNMSVLDLPDLVLECILEKLPPAPLCQMASVCRSLRERCVSDHLWERHMKQKWGRVIGEAAYREWKWHVASKGNVGTLRHGKQRSLMSLVSLHWPFSWMRTKVDTNNTGKQSSYLPPDSFMTWYLALETGNFWFPAQVYNRENGHVGFMLSCYDAELSYDPQTDTFQARYPPHGRRAIAVEHGIPWERLRAPPVDTSPHDLHVSDCLHDLHPGDHVEIQWRRNKEFPYGWWYGVVGHLELCDGNESYCRCHSGDMVVLEFNQYTPDSRWRKTTISRKDHREEGNEADGFYGGIRKLKSEAEISLWKSIWPSEILD; translated from the exons ATGCTACTTTACTTTATCACCTGCATCTCCTTCTTTCTGTTTTTAAAGCCTATCCTCTCTCTCAAACCACTCCCATCATGGGCTGGTGAGTTGAGATTGATCTCCCCCTTTTTTTACAAAGACTTGTTAGTGAAGTCCATCTCTAAGCTGTTTAGGGGCCACTTTTGGCTTGGTTTTCCTTGTCCAATTCCCACAAGAATGTCTCTAGTGAAGAAGACTCTTACTTCCAAGGTGGAGAGTGTTGAAGACTCCCAAAACATGTCAGTGTTGGACTTGCCAGACCTGGTGTTAGAATGCATTCTTGAAAAGCTCCCTCCAGCTCCACTTTGTCAAATGGCTAGCGTTTGCCGGTCCttgagggagaggtgtgtgagTGATCACCTCTGGGAGAGGCACATGAAACAGAAATGGGGTAGAGTTATTGGTGAAGCTGCTTATAGGGAGTGGAAATGGCATGTTGCTTCTAAAGGGAATGTTGGAACTCTTAGACATGGCAAGCAAAGGAGCTTGATGAGTCTTGTGTCCCTTCATTGGCCCTTTTCATGGATGAGAACCAAGGTGGATACAAATAATACTGGCAAGCAGTCAAGTTATTTGCCTCCTGATTCATTCATGACATGGTATCTTGCTCTTGAGACTGGCAACTTCTGGTTTCCTGCTCAGGTCTATAACCGTGAG AATGGCCATGTCGGATTTATGTTATCTTGCTATGATGCTGAACTTAGCTATGATCCTCAAACTGACACCTTCCAAGCCAG GTATCCACCACATGGAAGAAGGGCAATTGCAGTAGAACATGGCATTCCATGGGAAAGGCTAAGAGCACCACCTGTTGATACTTCTCCACATGATCTTCATGTCTCCGATTGTCTACATGATTTGCATCCGGGCGATCACGTAGAGATTCAATGGAGAAGAAACAAAGAATTTCCTTATG GTTGGTGGTATGGTGTTGTAGGCCACTTGGAGTTATGCGATGGGAACGAAAGTTACTGCCGTTGTCATAGTGGTG ACATGGTGGTGCTAGAGTTCAATCAATACACTCCTGACTCGCGTTGGAGGAAAACAACTATCAGTAGAAAAGATCAtagagaagaaggaaatgaaGCAGATGGCTTTTATGGGGGAATCAGAAAGCTTAAGAGTGAGGCTGAGATTTCCCTTTGGAAAAGCATTTGGCCTTCTGAAATCTTGGATTAA
- the LOC137825366 gene encoding uncharacterized protein — MTDISFSNEFCYMSACSFSPETCFYSAPTSPTSRLKLRTPFDSQTGPTTPRETAYEDANSTVDEFEFETSCRFNASVGDLDSETDSKDYENPFGDSLQTMAFADELFCDGKVLPLMPPLKLPPRLHKIGVSSIHRSKLASSRSPGSVFRLRFSPHSLWNDDFDPFMVALEKVRGEKRRKPNARHVFRRSRSLSPFRSFSQKFNKYVGVTKSCQLEPHCSDTAQLVCELEKSPWKEVSGRINVLSESKGLVFARQMRLARKDTTLEKASISKLATETKKDEGKRGGFWTRNKKREYIKKFLFRTRNKGKANAHNKLEDKMEAREKPKSKIFSLLGL, encoded by the coding sequence ATGACGGACATCTCTTTTTCTAACGAGTTCTGCTACATGAGTGCATGTAGTTTCAGCCCAGAGACGTGTTTCTACAGTGCACCAACTAGTCCTACTAGCAGGCTCAAACTGAGAACACCCTTTGATTCTCAAACAGGCCCCACAACACCAAGGGAAACAGCATATGAGGATGCAAACTCCACTGTGGATGAGTTTGAATTTGAAACCAGTTGCAGGTTCAATGCTAGTGTCGGTGACTTGGACTCTGAGACAGATTCAAAGGATTATGAGAACCCTTTTGGTGATTCATTGCAGACTATGGCATTTGCTGATGAGCTCTTCTGTGATGGTAAAGTCTTGCCACTGATGCCACCTCTCAAACTTCCTCCAAGGCTTCATAAAATTGGAGTTAGTAGCATTCACAGATCAAAACTGGCGTCATCAAGGTCCCCGGGATCGGTGTTTAGACTTCGGTTTTCACCGCATAGTTTGTGGAACGATGACTTTGATCCTTTCATGGTGGCTTTGGAGAAGGTGAGAGGAGAAAAGAGAAGGAAACCAAATGCAAGACACGTTTTCAGGAGGAGTAGATCACTTTCTCCATTCAGAAGTTTCAGCCAAAAGTTTAACAAATATGTGGGAGTAACAAAGTCATGTCAACTTGAGCCACACTGTAGTGACACAGCCCAACTAGTATGTGAGCTTGAGAAAAGCCCATGGAAGGAAGTATCAGGAAGAATAAATGTGCTATCTGAGTCCAAAGGGTTGGTGTTTGCAAGACAGATGAGACTAGCTAGAAAAGATACCACCTTGGAGAAGGCATCAATTTCAAAACTTGCTACGGAAACAAAGAAAGATGAGGGGAAAAGAGGTGGGTTTTGGACAAGGAATAAGAAGAGGGAATACATAAAGAAGTTTTTGTTTCGGACTCGTAACAAGGGAAAAGCCAATGCTCATAACAAGTTAGAAGACAAAATGGAAGCACGGGAGAAACCAAAATCCAAGATTTTTTCTCTGCTTGGGTTATGA